One stretch of Tepidibacter hydrothermalis DNA includes these proteins:
- the rsxC gene encoding electron transport complex subunit RsxC yields MKLLSFRGGVHPPHRKKSTESIKVERAKDPATLYIPLQQHIGAPCKAIVNVGDTVKVGQKIGEAQGFVSAPVHSSVSGKVKAIKECPVPGGKGLCVVIENDFANEIHESVVPKGNIDSLTGAEILEIIKEAGIVGMGGATFPMHVKLSPPKDKKIDTVILNGAECEPYLTADHRLMLEKPESVVYGLKAIMKVLNVDKGYIGIEDNKPDAIEAMVKAAEKESNIEVVGLRTKYPQGAEKQLIYACTNREVPSGGLPMEAGVVVNNVATAAQVYESITTGMPLVERITTITGSAITNPNNLLIKIGTTFEEIINQCGGFKEEPGKVIMGGPMMGLTQYTLEVPVTKGGSGILCLNREEATLPEPSNCIRCGKCVDICPAFLQPLFISAHSLKYNFDRAEDYRALDCIECGSCSFICPSKRPLLQSIRVAKREIIAQKRKQSK; encoded by the coding sequence ATGAAGCTCTTAAGTTTTAGAGGTGGTGTTCATCCGCCACACAGAAAGAAAAGTACTGAGAGTATAAAAGTAGAAAGAGCTAAAGATCCAGCTACTTTATATATACCTCTTCAACAACATATAGGGGCACCATGTAAAGCTATTGTTAATGTTGGAGACACGGTTAAAGTAGGACAAAAGATAGGAGAGGCACAAGGTTTCGTTTCTGCACCTGTACATTCTTCTGTTTCTGGTAAAGTAAAGGCTATTAAGGAATGTCCAGTACCAGGAGGAAAAGGACTATGTGTAGTTATTGAAAACGATTTCGCAAATGAAATCCATGAAAGTGTTGTTCCTAAAGGAAACATAGATTCTCTAACAGGAGCGGAAATATTAGAAATAATAAAAGAAGCTGGTATAGTTGGTATGGGTGGAGCAACATTCCCAATGCATGTAAAACTATCACCGCCAAAAGACAAGAAAATAGATACAGTTATATTAAATGGAGCTGAATGTGAGCCATACCTTACAGCAGACCATAGACTTATGCTTGAAAAGCCAGAGTCTGTAGTATATGGACTTAAGGCTATAATGAAGGTTTTAAATGTTGATAAAGGATATATAGGAATAGAAGATAATAAGCCTGATGCAATAGAGGCTATGGTTAAGGCTGCTGAAAAAGAAAGTAATATAGAAGTTGTAGGTTTAAGAACTAAATATCCTCAAGGAGCAGAAAAACAACTTATATATGCTTGTACAAATAGAGAAGTTCCATCTGGTGGATTACCTATGGAAGCTGGAGTTGTAGTAAATAACGTTGCAACAGCAGCACAAGTATATGAATCTATAACAACAGGTATGCCACTTGTAGAAAGAATAACTACTATAACTGGTAGTGCTATAACAAATCCTAATAACCTACTTATCAAGATAGGAACTACATTTGAGGAAATAATAAATCAATGTGGTGGATTTAAAGAAGAACCAGGTAAAGTTATAATGGGAGGACCTATGATGGGACTTACTCAATATACACTTGAAGTACCTGTTACTAAAGGTGGATCTGGTATACTTTGTCTTAATAGAGAAGAAGCTACTTTACCAGAGCCAAGCAATTGTATAAGATGTGGTAAATGTGTAGACATATGTCCAGCGTTTTTACAACCACTTTTTATAAGTGCACATTCACTAAAATACAATTTCGATAGAGCTGAAGATTATAGAGCACTTGACTGTATAGAGTGTGGATCATGTTCATTCATATGTCCGTCTAAGAGACCTCTTCTTCAGTCAATAAGAGTTGCAAAGAGAGAAATAATAGCACAAAAAAGAAAACAAAGTAAGTAA
- a CDS encoding RnfABCDGE type electron transport complex subunit D, translated as MDSKLIISSSPHLRSKEDTSSIMRDVVIALIPATIAAVYYFGMGALGVIISALIGAVASEALCQKLMNKPVTINDWSAIVTGLLVAFNIPASAPLWIPFVGSVFAIVIVKQLFGGIGHNFMNPALAARAMLLASWPVEMTSWVTPGPDAVSTATPLAIIKGAEAIDMAKPSFFDLLTGNIGGCIGETSAILLILGGVYLLYRGVITYVIPAYYIGTVFVLTLIFGGFDVANSMYHLFAGGLMIGAFFMATDYSSSPMTQKGQIIYAIGCGALTTIIRLWGGYPEGVSYSILLMNVAAPLIDKYVNPKVFGEVAK; from the coding sequence ATGGATAGTAAGCTTATAATATCGTCTTCTCCTCATTTAAGATCAAAAGAAGATACTTCTAGTATAATGAGGGATGTTGTAATAGCATTAATTCCAGCAACTATAGCTGCTGTTTATTATTTTGGAATGGGAGCATTAGGTGTAATTATATCTGCATTAATAGGTGCGGTTGCATCAGAAGCATTATGTCAAAAACTTATGAACAAACCAGTAACTATAAACGATTGGTCTGCAATAGTTACAGGATTATTAGTAGCATTTAATATACCAGCGAGTGCTCCTTTATGGATACCTTTTGTAGGATCTGTATTTGCAATCGTTATAGTAAAGCAATTATTTGGAGGAATAGGACACAACTTTATGAACCCTGCTCTTGCGGCACGTGCTATGTTACTTGCTTCTTGGCCAGTTGAAATGACAAGTTGGGTAACTCCAGGACCAGATGCTGTGTCTACAGCTACTCCTCTTGCAATAATAAAAGGAGCAGAGGCAATAGATATGGCAAAACCAAGCTTCTTCGACCTTTTAACAGGTAATATAGGAGGATGTATTGGAGAAACATCTGCAATTCTTTTAATATTAGGTGGAGTATACCTTTTATATAGAGGTGTAATTACTTATGTAATACCTGCTTATTATATAGGAACAGTATTTGTATTAACGTTAATATTTGGTGGATTCGATGTAGCTAATTCAATGTATCACTTATTTGCTGGTGGATTAATGATTGGTGCATTCTTTATGGCAACTGATTATTCTTCATCACCTATGACTCAAAAAGGTCAAATAATATATGCAATTGGATGTGGAGCTTTAACTACTATAATAAGATTATGGGGAGGATATCCGGAAGGAGTTTCTTACTCAATATTATTAATGAACGTGGCAGCACCACTTATAGATAAATATGTAAACCCTAAAGTATTTGGGGAGGTGGCTAAGTAA
- a CDS encoding RnfABCDGE type electron transport complex subunit G gives MKEILKLGVILLIITSISAVILGFTNDVTLPAIQEQNEKANVEARKAVLAEAKEFKALEKEVESDIVKEIYQGVDGSDVVGYTIKTAPKGYAGEVEVMVGIGTDGTIHGISIGNHAETPGLGAKAADEPFKSQYNGKSIDKNIEVIKSPGPKENEIVAIAGATITSKAVTAGVNEAIKIYNEALK, from the coding sequence ATGAAAGAAATATTAAAGCTTGGAGTAATACTGTTAATAATAACATCTATATCAGCTGTTATTTTAGGATTTACTAACGATGTTACATTACCTGCGATACAAGAACAAAATGAAAAGGCCAATGTTGAAGCTCGTAAAGCAGTTTTAGCAGAAGCTAAAGAATTCAAAGCTCTTGAAAAAGAAGTTGAATCAGATATAGTTAAAGAAATATATCAAGGTGTAGATGGATCTGATGTAGTAGGATACACTATAAAAACTGCTCCTAAAGGATATGCAGGAGAAGTTGAAGTTATGGTAGGAATAGGTACGGATGGAACTATCCATGGTATTTCTATAGGTAATCATGCAGAGACTCCAGGACTTGGAGCGAAAGCTGCTGATGAACCATTTAAGAGCCAATACAACGGAAAAAGCATAGATAAAAACATCGAAGTTATTAAAAGCCCAGGACCAAAGGAAAATGAAATTGTTGCAATAGCTGGAGCTACTATAACTTCAAAAGCAGTAACTGCTGGTGTTAATGAAGCGATAAAAATATACAATGAAGCTTTAAAATAG
- the rsxE gene encoding electron transport complex subunit RsxE codes for MKLGKLLKNGIINENPVFVQVLGMCPTLGVTTSAENGLGMGLATTAVLICANLVISLLRKLIPSKIRIPAFIVVIATFVTLVGMVLKAYVPALDKKLGLFIPLIVVNCLILARAESFASKNGPLASIIDGLGMGLGFTASLTILGLVRELFGNGTIFGHLLLGSAYKPALIMILPPGAFLALGLLLATINKIADKKAS; via the coding sequence ATGAAATTAGGTAAATTATTAAAAAATGGTATTATAAATGAAAACCCGGTATTTGTACAGGTTTTAGGTATGTGTCCAACTCTTGGAGTTACGACTTCTGCTGAAAATGGATTAGGTATGGGACTTGCAACTACTGCAGTTCTTATATGTGCGAATTTAGTTATATCACTTCTTAGAAAACTTATACCTTCTAAGATAAGAATACCTGCATTCATAGTTGTAATAGCTACGTTTGTTACGCTTGTAGGAATGGTTTTAAAAGCTTATGTTCCAGCACTTGACAAAAAACTTGGATTATTTATTCCTCTTATAGTTGTTAACTGTTTAATATTAGCAAGAGCGGAGAGTTTTGCATCTAAAAATGGACCATTAGCATCTATAATTGATGGACTTGGAATGGGACTTGGATTTACAGCTTCTTTAACAATACTTGGTCTTGTTAGAGAATTATTTGGAAATGGAACTATATTTGGACATTTATTATTAGGTAGTGCATATAAGCCAGCACTTATAATGATATTACCTCCAGGTGCATTTTTAGCATTAGGATTACTTCTTGCAACAATTAATAAAATTGCTGATAAAAAAGCTAGTTAG
- the rsxA gene encoding electron transport complex subunit RsxA, translating to MEIFLILVSSILVNNFVLSRFLGICPFLGVSKKVETAVGMGMAVTFVMTLASMITYFVQYYVLEPLGIQFLQTIAFILVIASLVQFVEMVIQKMSPTLYQALGVFLPLITTNCAVLGVAIINIDSNYNLIQTIVNGMGAAIGFTLAIVLFAGIRERLELADVPESFKGFPIALITASLMAIAFLGFTGLV from the coding sequence ATGGAAATATTTTTAATATTAGTAAGTTCTATATTAGTAAATAACTTTGTATTATCTAGATTCTTAGGTATATGTCCATTCCTTGGAGTTTCTAAAAAAGTTGAAACTGCAGTAGGTATGGGTATGGCTGTTACTTTCGTTATGACTTTAGCATCTATGATAACTTATTTTGTTCAATATTATGTGCTTGAGCCACTTGGAATACAGTTTTTACAGACGATTGCATTTATACTTGTAATAGCGTCTCTTGTTCAGTTTGTTGAGATGGTAATTCAAAAGATGAGTCCTACGCTTTATCAAGCACTAGGAGTTTTCTTACCACTTATAACTACAAACTGTGCGGTTTTAGGGGTTGCTATAATAAATATAGACAGTAATTACAATTTAATTCAAACAATAGTGAATGGTATGGGAGCTGCTATTGGATTTACACTTGCAATAGTTTTATTTGCAGGAATTAGAGAAAGATTAGAGCTTGCTGATGTACCAGAAAGTTTTAAAGGATTCCCTATTGCTTTAATTACAGCAAGTCTTATGGCAATAGCATTCTTAGGATTCACAGGATTAGTTTAG
- the rnfB gene encoding RnfABCDGE type electron transport complex subunit B: MSLILNSVISLGAMGLLFGSGLAYASKKFAVEVDPRVEAINEALPGANCGGCGYPGCGGLSNAIVAGEAPVNGCPVGGAETTAKIAEIMGQTAQEGEKTVAKVICNGTCNNAKEKSEYYGINDCRAAALVSGGSKSCQYGCLGLGTCVNVCQFGAITIKDGIANIDKDKCVSCGKCLEVCPKSVIDWVPYSQEVVVECNSEEFGKDVKSKCAVGCIGCGMCAKACPFGAITMEGKLAKIDYTKCTQCMVCTAKCPTKAISGELSKRKKAVIEEDKCVGCTICAKKCPVEAIEGELKQKHSVIEDKCIGCGECAKKCPKDAIKMK, encoded by the coding sequence ATGTCTTTAATATTAAATTCAGTAATAAGTCTTGGTGCTATGGGACTTTTATTCGGTTCTGGTCTTGCGTATGCTTCTAAAAAGTTTGCAGTAGAGGTTGACCCAAGAGTAGAAGCTATAAATGAAGCTTTACCAGGTGCTAACTGTGGAGGATGTGGTTATCCTGGATGTGGAGGACTATCAAATGCAATAGTTGCTGGAGAAGCTCCAGTAAATGGATGTCCTGTAGGAGGAGCAGAAACTACAGCTAAAATAGCAGAAATAATGGGTCAAACTGCACAAGAAGGAGAAAAAACTGTAGCAAAAGTTATATGTAACGGTACATGTAATAATGCTAAGGAAAAAAGTGAATACTATGGAATAAATGACTGTAGAGCAGCAGCCTTAGTATCTGGAGGATCTAAATCTTGTCAATATGGATGTTTAGGTCTTGGAACTTGTGTTAATGTATGCCAATTTGGAGCTATTACAATAAAAGATGGAATAGCAAACATAGATAAAGATAAGTGTGTATCTTGTGGTAAATGTTTAGAAGTTTGTCCAAAATCTGTAATAGATTGGGTTCCTTATTCTCAAGAAGTAGTAGTTGAGTGTAATAGTGAAGAATTCGGAAAAGACGTTAAATCTAAATGTGCAGTTGGATGTATAGGATGTGGAATGTGTGCTAAAGCATGCCCATTCGGAGCTATAACTATGGAAGGCAAGTTAGCTAAAATAGATTATACAAAGTGTACACAATGTATGGTTTGTACAGCAAAATGTCCGACTAAAGCTATATCAGGAGAACTAAGCAAGAGAAAGAAAGCTGTTATAGAAGAAGATAAATGTGTTGGATGTACTATATGTGCGAAGAAGTGTCCAGTTGAAGCAATCGAAGGAGAGCTTAAGCAAAAACACTCTGTTATAGAAGATAAGTGTATAGGATGTGGCGAGTGCGCGAAAAAATGTCCTAAAGATGCTATAAAAATGAAATAA
- a CDS encoding Maf family protein, with protein sequence MNIVLASASPRRKELLSNLNFDFEIMKSNIEEFVNDKDRPESVAMSLSFQKAIDIANKTSENNIVIGADTIVVLDEKILGKPEDEQDAFNTLAQLSGKYHKVITGVCVLRLSDNKKIVDYEVTKVKMREFSEDEIKRYIKTGEPMDKAGSYAIQGYGSLLVEKINGDYFNVVGLPVSKLGQILYRHFDVNII encoded by the coding sequence ATGAATATTGTATTAGCGTCAGCTTCGCCTAGAAGAAAGGAATTACTTTCTAATTTGAATTTTGATTTTGAAATTATGAAAAGTAATATAGAAGAGTTCGTAAATGATAAGGATAGACCAGAATCTGTAGCTATGAGCTTATCATTTCAAAAGGCAATTGATATTGCGAATAAAACATCTGAGAACAATATAGTAATTGGAGCAGATACAATAGTTGTTCTTGATGAAAAAATATTAGGAAAGCCAGAGGATGAACAAGATGCTTTTAATACACTAGCTCAACTATCCGGTAAATACCACAAAGTTATTACAGGTGTTTGTGTATTAAGACTTTCAGACAATAAAAAAATTGTCGATTATGAAGTGACGAAAGTAAAAATGAGAGAATTTAGTGAAGACGAAATAAAAAGGTACATAAAAACAGGAGAACCTATGGATAAAGCAGGTTCGTATGCTATACAAGGGTATGGCTCATTATTAGTAGAAAAAATAAATGGAGATTATTTCAATGTAGTAGGACTTCCGGTTTCAAAATTGGGACAAATTTTATATAGACATTTTGATGTAAATATTATATAA
- the radC gene encoding RadC family protein: MGHIDKISIKDMAKNQRPREKIILNGVNSLSDTELLAILIRTGNKNMSSIELANCIINMDKSSGIRKLADTNIEELKEIKGVGTAKACQIMAAIELGKRIARFIPDKKPKITSPDDVVNMYMEDIRYLKKEVFKAILLNTKNEVICDVEISVGTLNSSLVHPREVFIEAIKRSTNKIILMHNHPSGNPEPSREDKNITNRLIEGGKILGIDIIDHIIIGDGMYFSFKEKALI; the protein is encoded by the coding sequence ATGGGTCATATAGATAAAATATCAATAAAAGATATGGCTAAAAACCAAAGACCCAGAGAAAAAATAATATTAAATGGAGTAAACAGCTTATCCGATACAGAGCTTTTAGCTATTTTGATTAGAACAGGAAATAAAAATATGTCGTCTATAGAGCTAGCAAACTGTATAATAAATATGGATAAGTCTTCAGGAATAAGAAAATTAGCTGATACTAATATAGAAGAGCTTAAGGAAATAAAAGGAGTAGGTACGGCAAAAGCTTGTCAGATAATGGCAGCAATAGAACTAGGAAAGAGGATTGCTAGATTTATTCCAGATAAAAAACCAAAAATAACAAGTCCAGATGATGTAGTAAATATGTATATGGAAGATATTAGATACCTAAAAAAGGAAGTGTTTAAGGCTATTTTATTGAACACAAAGAATGAGGTTATATGTGATGTAGAAATTTCAGTAGGAACTTTGAATTCATCACTAGTACATCCTAGAGAAGTATTTATAGAAGCTATAAAAAGGAGTACGAATAAAATTATTCTTATGCATAATCACCCCTCAGGTAATCCTGAGCCGAGTAGAGAAGATAAAAACATAACTAATAGGCTCATTGAGGGAGGAAAAATATTAGGTATAGATATAATAGATCATATAATAATTGGAGATGGAATGTATTTTAGCTTTAAAGAAAAAGCTTTAATCTAG